A segment of the Lycium barbarum isolate Lr01 chromosome 7, ASM1917538v2, whole genome shotgun sequence genome:
CGTTGATAGCGACTCAGTAGATGTGCTGGTCGGAGGTAACATTGAAAAGTCAAAGTGCGGACAAGCTTGCCCAGTCACTACcattattaaaacaaaaaaaatagtaGCAGCATGTCTACTAGAGCAACAACCTAAAGCATTTTTTATAGTTTTCACAACTGGCATACAAACTAATGATTCAGCTGAAGTTATCCCActcctgcttcttcttcttccataCATATCTTATAATCAGTTCACTAAATTAGTAGTTTTCATCAAATTCAATTTTAGCCATTCTTGCTCATCAGTTGTAGAAATAATGTAGCAGTTCTTTGTCATCAACAACTGCTATTTATCATTTTATACAAATCAATAGTCAAGTTACTGTACAGAGAGAGAGGAGATGAATAAACTTAAGTGAGAAGAACTTCAATAGCAGGCAACAATACCTCAACAATAGCAGCTAAAATGCAGAACCTTCAATGAGTAGCACGTCAATGAATTCTGACCAGCTGTCCACTACGTATCTGTAATATAAATAAAATCAGGAGGATTCTATCAAAGGTGAACTAAATAATAATGGAATATAAAAGTCTAATAgaggatttaatggttttagTTACATGTTACTTTATCCCAAGCAAGTATTTTGGCTACGAACTTAAGCACGTAACCCCAAATAAGTAGCCAATAAATAAGAAGGCATATATCAAACAACATAGTCGCATAGTACACTACAAGATTCAGTAAGTAATGATGAAAGTGGTAAAATAGGTTAAAGAAAACAATAAAGAAAAACTGTGGTGCAAATCAAAACACTCAACCATCCATCAGAAACTTTTACACCCCAATCTTAAGCAAAATACAATAAAGATACAAACAACACATGCTACTAAGCATTAGTCACTATCTGTTCCTTCTTCGAACTCTTCCTCATCCTCCGTAGTTTCCtctgtttcatactcttcttcaGTTTCATACTCTTCTTCTGTAGATTCATCTTGGATTTCATGATGCTCTGGCAATAACCTATCATCGATGTGTTCATCCATTTCAATTGCATTCCCGTTTGGATCATATAAGAGTATATTTTCATCAATTGAAACATTCATATCTATCTCGTGGACTTCAACTTCTTCAACTTGGAATGGAACATTCAAATATGGAGCTGTCATCATTACTTCCTCATCGGGTAATTCAACAACATTCCGAGGTTTGACCTTCAACACAGCTGCCCAATCATCCTTATCTTTTTTCTTGCTAGGATATGACACATAACACACTTGAGTTGCTTGCATCGCAAGAATAAAAGGTTCATATTTTTTATATCGGCGACGATGATTAACATCAACCAATTTGTACTGATTATGCTTTTTAACACCAACATCCATAGATGGATCAAACCATTCACAGTTGAATAACACAGTTTGCTTTAAAGGATCTTCACGAAATTCCACTTGTATAATCTCTTTTATCCGTCCATAGTAATCACCAAAATTTGGATTCGAGATACAAACTCCACTGTTCATTGTTGATCTTGCGCTACCATGACTGTCCGTGTGAAATTTGTATCCATTAGTAAAATACATAGAATGACATGTAGCGCCTATTAGTGGTCCATGAGCAAGACTACGCAAGAATTTATTCTCAATATGGTTGCAGCGGACCAATTTGGAAAAATGTAAGACTTAGTTAAATTTTGAGAATTTAATAACATCTTGTATAAAAATTAATGATTGTTGAAACTTACATATTCCTTGAACCATATAGAGCAATATGCTTCAAGCCTCTCATCTATTTGACCTTGAGATAGATTCGGGAGTTCTCCTTGCAGACGTTGCACGTACATACTTCATTACAACAAAGTAAGTTCAATAGAAAGTCATGATATATATGGATACATTTATAATAATAAGAGAGTTTAACATTCAAATGCTACCTCACAAACGGTTCAACCTCTTTACAATTTAGTAAAATGTAAGTTTGGGCAGCCTTGATTTCTTCAAGGGATAAATTCCTCTTTTTTGCTTCTCCCCATAGTCGACCGGGATGGGTGAATATTGATAAATTTCCTTCAAGATCTTCTACGGCACCCCCATCATCATTACGGTCCACATCGTGATTACCTGTCATGACATGAGGTTCAAAATAATGAGAAAACAAATGTGTTGACTCCTTCATCAAGTATGCTTCACAAATGGAACCCTCAACACTAGCTTTATTCCCAATCATTCTTTTAAGAGTTCCAGGTACCTAAATACATAAATGGATGGACCGTTATATTAGAAAAGTTATGTTTAGCATACTTGTCACAATTTGAACATAAAGTTTCAAATTTACCTTTCAAAAGGATACATCCATCGATATTGTACAGGTCCAGCAATCTTTGCTTCATATGGCAGGTGCACAGGCAGATGTTCCATTGAGTCAAAGAACCCATGGGGAAATATACGTTCTAACTTACACAAGATTTGCGGGATGTCTGCCTCTAATCTTTCCATGTCATCCACTCGTAGAGTGGTCGAagtaaaatctttaaaaaataagCTCAATTCTATAAGTGCTTGCCACACATTACTGGGAAGCAGTTCACGAAAAGCAATAGGCATTAGTCGTTGCATGAACACATggcaatcatgacttttcatGCCAAATAATCTTTTCGCATTTGTGTCTGGACATCTACCCAAATTCAAAACATACCGATCTGGAAACTTCAAACCCTTCACCCAATTGAACAAGCTAGCTCTTTCTTCCTTATCTATTGTATATATAGCTTTTAGATATTTTCCACTAGTGTCCTTTGCCAACTGTGGTCGATCATAGTAATTTAACATATCTTGACGTGATTGTAGATTGTCTTTGGTTTTGTTATCAATATTAAGAACTGTATTAAATACATTATCAAAGAcatttttttcaatatgcatgACGTCAAGATTATGTCGAATCATGTTAGAAATCCAATAAGGCAAATCCCAAAATATGCTTTGCTTTTTCCACCCACAAGACTTACATATTCTCTGATTAACTTCCTGTGCATCTAACTCTGTTACTTTCCTTATCCCTAAGTCACAAATTTGGTTCAAAATTTCCTCTCCTGTTCTATAGAGTGGTGATAGTCTTTTGACAGTCTTACCTTTGAGAAAGGTTTTACGATCTGTCCTGAAAGGATGATGTTGGTCAAGGAACATTCTGTGACTATCAAACCAAGATGTTTTCCTGCCATGTTGTAATCTAAAGGATTGTGTTTCctccatacaataaggacatgctAACTTGCCCGCAGTACTCCATCCTGATAACATAGAATATGCTGGGAAGTCACTGATTGTCCACATCAAAGCTGCCCTCAGTTGAAAGTTTTGCTTTTTCGAGATGTCAAATGCTTCTACACCTGTTTCCCACAACAAAGTCAATTCCTTTATTAGAGGTTGCAGATAAACATCAATTTTATGTTTCTGATTGTTTGGCCCAGGAACAATGACAGTTAGGAACATATATGCCTCTTTCATACACATTCCTGGAGGCAAATTGTATGGGGTGACAATCACTGGCCACGAAGAGTATTTCCTCCCAGATTGACTAAACGGTTGGAAACCATCAGTACATAACCCCAACCTTACATTCCTTGGTTCAGCAGCAAAAAAAGAATGAGTTTCATTCAAGTTCTTCCAAGCCTCAGAGTCTGATGGATGACGCATTACCCTATCGTCTTGTGTATGCTCATGGTGCCATCTCATGTCGGCAGCTGTAGCATGGGATGCATATAATCTTTTCAATCTAGGAATCAAAGGAAAATAATACATTTTCTTGTAAAGGACCAATTTCCTCTTACGAGAGCCGACACGACGCTTATATCTATGGTTACCACAGAATTTACAAGATGTAAGGTGTTCATCACCCCAATACGACATACATCCTGAATCACAACAATCAATCTTTTCAACTGACAAACCCAAACTACGCACTAGTTTCTTAGTCTGATAATAGCTATCAAGCACTTTGTTATCTTCAGGTAAAGCCTCTTTCAACAATTGTATCATTTGGTTATAACCTCTCTGTGACAAAGTATTCTCCATTTTAATATTTAACATTCTGGAGACTACTGCAAGTTGAGAGAGAGAAGAACAGGGATATAATTTTTCATCAGCAGCTTGTAGAAAATTGGAAAATCTTTGGGACTCGGGATTAGGCTCCTCCTCCATTGAAGGTTCATAAGGATGAGAAGAATCAACTTCAATATCGCTATAAGATTGCGAACTCGAACCCTGACCAAAGTTGGGACCAACTGCATGCAAGACCATTTGTCGGTATGGATTATCGAATCCCGATTCAGGTTGAGAACCACCGTGCAAATCATTACCTGAAGCTATCTCACCGATCACATCTTTTTCCCCTTGATACTCCCAAACAAAATAGTCCTCAACAAATCCAAAATTAAAAAGGTGATATTCAACTATTTCAACATCCATGTATTTAATGTTGTGACATTTTTTACATGGACATCTAACCTTGTTACCGCTCATGTAATTTCGTTGAGAAAGTGCAAATTGGATAAAATTTTCTACACCGGTTACAAAGCTAGAGTTTATACCCCCTCGGCCATCCAACCTATCGTACATCCAATCACGCTCTAGATTATTCATGTTCCTATTAATGTTGACATAAACAAAGCAATCAAATTAATGTTCTGTCTTCATATCATTAATACAACCGAATGACCTCAAAATGGAAGAACAAGCTGAAATAACTTAGTGAAACAGAACATATCATTCaccttttagttaaaaaaaatgacaaactgaaacaaaaaaaatcgagtaagaaacccagttcactaacactgatttcaaatcacagaatataaagaatgttgagttcttcaagctttttctcgacatgcaacgaattaaaacaaactttaaccatcaaataatattatcctacaagacttagcacaaacaaaggtcgaatttccattttcatcagattttggcccaaatagagattcccaacacttaaccttcaaataaattataaacccaATAGTTTTCAAGACACCCAACTTCGATTTTAGCCAAAACAAAAACACTTAAAACACTTTGTCCTTTAGATAATAAACAAGAAAACACAGATATCTTAATTTCGTTTTAGATTTAATGTCAGAAAACACAAAGAAGGAGATAATGAAGAAAGAAACTGCCCataaaacatagaaaaatcaaaacatacctttcctttagataaaagttgcagtagaagaagagaaaaacacaatagaaaccctagattcacattattttgatgtatgttgtgctctctctctctctctctctctatgttaGCAATTTCGCACACACTCTCTCTATGTCTATGTTGGGTGTGTttgaactgaaatgaaataatgtttACCCTAGCTAggagatatcttttttttttaaaacatttaaCGACGGAATAGCGACGGATTTTATATTCCGTCGCTAAATAATACATTGATTTCTTTTAATGATTAATATTGCGACAAATTTTTGTTGCTGAATCCGTcgctaattaaaaataaaatttgtcgcgCCTCTTCTGTTGCTAAATCTGTAGTGAAATTTAAGGCGCCAAAAATTCGCGCTAATTATTAGTGACGAAACTCAGTTTTCGTTGCTAATCCGTCACTATATAATGAGATAaaattttagttgcttttctCGCGACAAAATGAGAAATCCGTAGCTAATTCGTCGTTAATTAGCAACAGAATATGGTCTGtcgctaatattccgtcactaaacgccggttttttagtagtgtatatGGAGCAAATATTTGCTTGTACCAATTTTTGggagatggaaaaattggagtttgCCACAAGGGCATTGTCCTTGAAATTACGGAAGTTAGTCGATGATTATCGTAACCCTCATTGGGTGAAATTTAATCGGCTACTTTTGACGTGGAGTGATTTAAAGGAGGAATTGAGGCGCATTCATTCTATAACACTGTCCAAGATGAACCTAACTCTAAAAGTCCTATTCGTTCCAATTCGATGGTGaagtatgtaatcttccaagaggagGTATCAAGTTGTGAACAAAAGAGTGACTCTTCATTATGTGTAACTTattgatacaactcgaatggcatcaagaccttttacaaggagccatgcgagggaacttcaagctatgcaaacattgttcatgaggagggacatacttgaatacactctagcaccttcccggggatttcaagtgttcatgatagcgtGGGAGGATAGTTTGGAGAAGAGGGTTGAAAATGGTCATACTTGCAATGTGACTAtcacttgaagatttgcaaattcaagctttgttcccaaaagaagacacctaaacaaggcccttacttcattaagggtaaaagtgtaatagtgtagttttcttcttttgagccttagtataaatagtagtttatttcatttagaagacgtagactattttgattattcatattttgagattgtaaaaCTCTTTTGAGTATTGAGAGCTTGTGAAGCCTTGGATTGTGTAATTGTTGAGAGGAAAGGTTGCTTGGGATTCAAATCCCTTGAGGTCttcctaagaatttggtgtttcttttgctCTTAATTCAAAGGTCTTAGTTTCCTATAACTTGGGTTGCTAAATTAAGTCtcaagttgtgtcaaattatctatctttttcttttcttgcatgTTAATTCTAtttttcgttcttaatcttgtatcaattggtatcagagcttagtttagatttgttccaccaaatctaatcttgggttttgattcaacaaaaaaaaaaaaaaaaaaattcaaagttcgaaaaaaaaaaaactcaaatgttcttgttgattttgttgaatctagtgttagattagagtttcctagtgtttctagagtctaaatcttcaatttcgagtcaatttggagttagggtttgtgttccaccattgttgagcttcaaatcttcaagaacttgaaagtgggtcttgttgaagaaggtgaagttgaaggttgaaacctattgggctttgtccTCTatattaaagagaacttaaatctgaaatttgagcca
Coding sequences within it:
- the LOC132601506 gene encoding uncharacterized protein LOC132601506 — translated: MDVEIVEYHLFNFGFVEDYFVWEYQGEKDVIGEIASGNDLHGGSQPESGFDNPYRQMVLHAVGPNFGQGSSSQSYSDIEVDSSHPYEPSMEEEPNPESQRFSNFLQAADEKLYPCSSLSQLAVVSRMLNIKMENTLSQRGYNQMIQLLKEALPEDNKVLDSYYQTKKLVRSLGLSVEKIDCCDSGCMSYWGDEHLTSCKFCGNHRYKRRVGSRKRKLVLYKKMYYFPLIPRLKRLYASHATAADMRWHHEHTQDDRVMRHPSDSEAWKNLNETHSFFAAEPRNVRLGLCTDGFQPFSQSGRKYSSWPVIVTPYNLPPGMCMKEAYMFLTVIVPGPNNQKHKIDVYLQPLIKELTLLWETGVEAFDISKKQNFQLRAALMWTISDFPAYSMLSGWSTAGKLACPYCMEETQSFRLQHGRKTSWFDSHRMFLDQHHPFRTDRKTFLKGKTVKRLSPLYRTGEEILNQICDLGIRKVTELDAQEVNQRICKSCGWKKQSIFWDLPYWISNMIRHNLDVMHIEKNVFDNVFNTVLNIDNKTKDNLQSRQDMLNYYDRPQLAKDTSGKYLKAIYTIDKEERASLFNWVKGLKFPDRYVLNLGRCPDTNAKRLFGMKSHDCHVFMQRLMPIAFRELLPSNVWQALIELSLFFKDFTSTTLRVDDMERLEADIPQILCKLERIFPHGFFDSMEHLPVHLPYEAKIAGPVPGTLKRMIGNKASVEGSICEAYLMKESTHLFSHYFEPHVMTGNHDVDRNDDGGAVEDLEGNLSIFTHPGRLWGEAKKRNLSLEEIKAAQTYILLNCKEVEPFVSHGSARSTMNSGVCISNPNFGDYYGRIKEIIQVEFREDPLKQTVLFNCEWFDPSMDVGVKKHNQYKLVDVNHRRRYKKYEPFILAMQATQVCYVSYPSKKKDKDDWAAVLKVKPRNVVELPDEEVMMTAPYLNVPFQVEEVEVHEIDMNVSIDENILLYDPNGNAIEMDEHIDDRLLPEHHEIQDESTEEEYETEEEYETEETTEDEEEFEEGTDSD